The proteins below come from a single Geobacillus thermoleovorans genomic window:
- a CDS encoding YuzL family protein produces MPKRKKDRSKTGVSAPEVRGQGTTQTETGAYELDSARKKTKID; encoded by the coding sequence GTGCCGAAGCGGAAAAAAGACCGTTCGAAAACGGGCGTCAGCGCCCCGGAGGTGAGGGGACAAGGCACGACGCAAACGGAAACAGGCGCCTACGAGCTTGATTCTGCGCGCAAAAAAACGAAAATCGACTGA
- a CDS encoding BrxA/BrxB family bacilliredoxin, whose translation MSMAYEDYMRQLVQPMRDELVRAGFRELRTSEEVEQFMKQVEGTTFVFVNSVCGCAAGLARPAATQAVLRSEKKPDHLVTVFAGQDKEATAKMREYFVGYAPSSPSMALLKGKEVVHFIPREDIEFHSMEDVMENILAAFDKYCN comes from the coding sequence ATGTCAATGGCTTACGAAGACTATATGCGCCAACTCGTGCAGCCGATGCGCGATGAACTTGTCCGCGCCGGTTTCCGCGAATTGCGCACAAGCGAAGAAGTCGAGCAGTTTATGAAACAAGTGGAAGGAACGACGTTTGTTTTTGTCAACTCAGTGTGCGGCTGCGCCGCTGGATTGGCGCGCCCCGCGGCGACGCAGGCGGTGCTTAGGAGCGAGAAAAAGCCGGATCATCTTGTGACGGTATTCGCCGGCCAAGACAAAGAGGCGACGGCGAAAATGCGCGAGTACTTTGTCGGCTATGCGCCGTCCTCGCCGTCGATGGCGCTCTTAAAAGGAAAGGAAGTTGTTCATTTTATCCCGCGCGAAGACATCGAGTTTCACTCGATGGAGGACGTGATGGAAAACATTTTGGCTGCGTTTGACAAATATTGTAACTGA
- a CDS encoding cobyric acid synthase → MAKALPIMFQGTHSDAGKSVIATAFCRMFAQDGWKTAPFKSQNMSLNSYVTPDGNEIGRAQGIQAEAAGVAARAEMNPILIKPSREHESQIVVLGKPYGNMQAFAYRNEFFHQGLAVIRQSLETLMNEYDRIVIEGAGSPAEVNLNDRELVNMRIARLANAPVVLIGDIERGGVFASLVGTLSLLEPEDRKRVIGVIINKFRGDMALLKPGLDWFEQHTGVPVLGVVPYLPDLAIDAEDSLSLERFASSVGGEEAIDVAVIRCPKIANFTDIDPLLAEPDCRVRLVTHVDELGAPDVIVLPGSKNTIEDLIYMKKRGLASRIVSLVNEGKARVVGLCGGYQMLGAVIRDPYGVETPLPEVKGLGLLPIETTLERTKITIRTEGMLTWAGERFSVQGYEIHMGRSAPLPGYAPLIEADGRHEGAKHSDERVLGTYMHDLFHNDAFRTAFFNNIRRQKGIAPSGVRLFRSLKEKAFDRLAAHVRQHVAVERIEQMMRQFGCRDHS, encoded by the coding sequence ATGGCTAAGGCGCTGCCGATTATGTTTCAAGGCACCCATTCTGATGCCGGCAAAAGCGTCATCGCCACCGCGTTTTGCCGCATGTTCGCCCAAGACGGCTGGAAGACGGCGCCGTTCAAGTCGCAAAACATGTCGTTAAACTCCTACGTGACGCCGGACGGAAACGAAATCGGACGGGCGCAAGGAATTCAGGCCGAAGCGGCCGGAGTGGCGGCGCGCGCTGAGATGAATCCGATTTTGATTAAGCCAAGCCGCGAGCATGAATCGCAAATCGTTGTGCTTGGCAAACCGTACGGCAATATGCAGGCGTTCGCTTACCGGAACGAGTTTTTCCACCAAGGGCTGGCCGTCATCCGTCAGTCGCTCGAAACGTTGATGAACGAGTATGACCGGATTGTCATTGAAGGAGCGGGAAGCCCGGCGGAAGTAAACTTAAACGACCGCGAGTTGGTCAACATGCGCATCGCCCGTCTCGCCAACGCCCCGGTCGTGTTGATCGGCGATATTGAGCGGGGCGGGGTGTTCGCGAGCCTCGTTGGAACGCTGTCGCTGCTTGAGCCTGAGGACCGAAAGCGGGTCATTGGGGTCATCATTAACAAGTTTCGCGGCGATATGGCGCTGCTTAAGCCTGGGCTCGATTGGTTTGAGCAACACACCGGCGTGCCGGTGCTTGGCGTCGTTCCATATTTGCCTGATTTGGCGATCGATGCTGAAGATTCGCTGTCGCTTGAGCGGTTTGCTTCATCTGTCGGGGGAGAGGAAGCGATTGATGTCGCTGTCATCCGCTGTCCGAAAATCGCCAATTTCACCGACATCGACCCGCTGCTGGCAGAACCGGACTGCCGCGTCCGGTTGGTGACGCACGTCGACGAGCTTGGAGCGCCGGATGTGATCGTGCTTCCCGGCAGCAAAAACACGATCGAAGACTTGATTTATATGAAGAAAAGAGGACTCGCTTCCCGCATTGTGTCGCTTGTCAATGAAGGAAAAGCGAGAGTCGTCGGCTTATGCGGCGGCTACCAAATGCTTGGCGCTGTCATCCGCGATCCGTATGGAGTCGAGACGCCGCTCCCCGAAGTAAAAGGACTTGGTTTGCTGCCGATTGAAACGACGCTTGAGCGGACGAAAATCACGATCCGTACGGAAGGGATGCTTACGTGGGCGGGCGAGCGGTTTTCGGTGCAAGGATACGAGATTCATATGGGCCGCTCGGCGCCGCTTCCTGGCTATGCGCCGCTTATTGAGGCGGACGGCCGCCATGAAGGGGCGAAGCACAGTGATGAGCGGGTGCTGGGCACGTACATGCACGATTTGTTTCATAACGATGCGTTCCGCACCGCGTTTTTCAACAACATTCGCCGCCAAAAAGGAATCGCTCCTTCTGGCGTCCGACTCTTTCGCTCGCTCAAAGAAAAGGCGTTCGACCGGCTTGCCGCTCATGTCCGCCAGCACGTGGCGGTCGAGCGGATCGAACAGATGATGCGTCAATTTGGCTGTCGCGATCACAGTTGA
- the cobO gene encoding cob(I)yrinic acid a,c-diamide adenosyltransferase codes for MPTPRRSGRVIVYTGDGKGKTTAALGLALRAVGRGMNVAVLQFLKSPERTYGEQLALERLGVDVRQLGAGFTWTKTPDIHREALKRAWAVAKEYVYSGRYDMIVLDELNNVLVIDRFPVEDIVSVSEVLELIRTRPPSLHLVITGRAARPELMAAADIVTEMKLIKHDYEQGRTAMKGIEF; via the coding sequence ATGCCGACGCCTCGTCGTAGCGGGCGTGTCATCGTTTATACGGGCGACGGAAAAGGAAAAACGACGGCCGCATTGGGGCTTGCCCTGCGTGCCGTCGGCCGGGGAATGAACGTCGCGGTTTTGCAGTTTTTGAAATCGCCGGAACGAACATACGGCGAGCAGTTGGCCCTAGAGCGCCTTGGCGTCGACGTCCGTCAGCTCGGCGCCGGCTTCACATGGACGAAAACGCCGGACATCCACCGGGAAGCATTGAAGCGTGCCTGGGCGGTGGCCAAAGAATATGTGTATTCCGGACGGTATGATATGATTGTGCTCGATGAACTGAACAATGTGTTGGTCATTGACCGCTTTCCCGTTGAAGATATCGTATCAGTCAGCGAGGTGCTCGAGCTGATCCGCACGCGCCCGCCGTCGCTCCATCTTGTCATCACGGGGCGCGCGGCGCGCCCTGAGCTGATGGCGGCTGCCGATATCGTTACGGAAATGAAGCTCATCAAGCATGACTATGAACAAGGAAGGACCGCGATGAAAGGGATTGAATTTTAG
- the cobA gene encoding uroporphyrinogen-III C-methyltransferase translates to MTVGKVYLVGAGPGDEKLITVYGRECLERADVIIYDRLINRKLLRYAKPDAELLYCGKEPGKHDTVQEQIHELLVWHAQQGKTVVRLKGGDPCIFGRVGEEAEVLVKAGIPFEIVPGVTSGIAVPAYAGIPVTHRDYAASVAMVSGHRSERIDWEALTRGCDTIIVYMGAANLPDICGRLMAAGKPSDTPAAIIEWGTTERQRTVAATLSTLSDEAEQAGISHPAIIIIGDVVRLRETLQWFPERQGGVVDADASS, encoded by the coding sequence ATGACCGTCGGCAAAGTGTATTTAGTCGGCGCTGGGCCGGGGGATGAAAAGCTCATCACGGTTTACGGCCGCGAATGCCTAGAACGGGCGGATGTCATTATTTACGACCGACTCATCAACCGTAAGCTGCTGCGCTACGCGAAGCCGGACGCTGAGCTTCTTTACTGCGGCAAAGAGCCGGGAAAACATGACACGGTTCAAGAACAAATTCATGAGCTGCTCGTTTGGCATGCGCAACAAGGAAAAACGGTCGTCCGCTTAAAAGGCGGCGATCCGTGCATTTTTGGCCGCGTTGGTGAAGAGGCGGAAGTGTTGGTGAAAGCCGGAATTCCGTTTGAAATCGTTCCAGGGGTGACATCCGGCATCGCTGTGCCGGCGTACGCCGGCATTCCGGTCACCCACCGTGATTACGCCGCCTCGGTGGCGATGGTCAGCGGGCATCGGAGCGAGCGGATCGATTGGGAGGCGCTGACTCGAGGATGCGATACGATCATTGTCTACATGGGAGCGGCCAATTTGCCGGATATTTGCGGCCGTTTGATGGCGGCCGGAAAGCCGTCGGATACGCCGGCGGCCATCATTGAATGGGGGACGACCGAGCGGCAGCGCACGGTGGCGGCGACGCTTTCGACGCTGTCAGACGAGGCGGAACAGGCGGGCATTTCCCATCCGGCCATCATCATCATCGGCGATGTCGTTCGTCTGCGTGAGACGCTCCAATGGTTTCCGGAGCGGCAAGGGGGCGTGGTCGATGCCGACGCCTCGTCGTAG
- a CDS encoding NUDIX hydrolase, whose product MGYIEELRKIIGTRPIILAGAGVAVTDECGRILLQKRRDGLWGLPGGLLELGESAEEAARREVWEETGLEIGKLELVDVFSGKKYFVRLPNGDQYYPVTVVYLTRDIRGGELKEDGEESLEVKFFPFHELPNELSPLVKDFIEQYFRG is encoded by the coding sequence ATGGGATACATTGAAGAACTGCGAAAAATCATTGGAACCCGGCCGATCATCTTGGCGGGAGCCGGGGTCGCTGTCACCGATGAATGCGGGCGGATTTTATTGCAGAAACGCCGCGACGGCTTATGGGGACTGCCCGGCGGTTTGTTGGAGTTGGGGGAGTCCGCAGAAGAAGCAGCCCGGCGGGAAGTGTGGGAAGAAACAGGGCTGGAAATCGGCAAACTGGAACTAGTCGATGTGTTTTCTGGAAAAAAATATTTTGTTCGGCTGCCTAATGGAGATCAATATTACCCAGTCACTGTTGTTTATCTCACCCGTGATATCCGCGGTGGAGAACTGAAAGAAGACGGGGAAGAATCGCTGGAAGTGAAATTCTTCCCTTTTCATGAATTGCCAAACGAACTCTCTCCTCTTGTTAAAGATTTTATCGAACAATATTTCAGGGGATGA
- the cobT gene encoding nicotinate-nucleotide--dimethylbenzimidazole phosphoribosyltransferase — protein sequence MMNVSIPPIHREMVEQARAYIDQLTKPPGSLGRLEEVAATLAGMTGELLPRVTPPGVLVFAADHGVTEEGVSAYPAEVTAQMVYNFANGGAAINAFSRQIGALLQVIDVGVAVPIADERVIQKKVRPGTNNFAETEAMTPSEAEQALHVGYEQAASIIEQGVRTLIVGEMGIGNTTAASALLATLTDEPLERIVGKGSGIKEEMLAHKQDVIRRALLLHRPDPAKPLEWLSKIGGLEIAAMAGAMLAAAERRIPILLDGFICTVAALVARQFAVNVTDYMIAGHRSQEPGHSIALRLLEKEPLLDLGMRLGEGSGAAVAFPLLISAMAMVNEMATFASAGISTANAKGEKGR from the coding sequence ATGATGAATGTTTCCATCCCACCGATCCACCGTGAAATGGTTGAACAAGCGCGTGCCTATATCGATCAATTGACCAAACCGCCCGGCAGCCTCGGCCGTCTTGAAGAAGTGGCGGCAACGCTTGCCGGCATGACCGGGGAGCTGCTTCCACGCGTCACTCCGCCCGGAGTGCTCGTGTTTGCGGCCGATCATGGCGTCACGGAAGAAGGGGTGTCTGCCTATCCGGCCGAAGTGACGGCGCAAATGGTGTACAACTTTGCCAACGGCGGAGCGGCGATCAACGCCTTCAGCCGGCAAATCGGCGCGTTGCTTCAGGTGATTGATGTCGGTGTCGCCGTGCCGATTGCTGATGAGCGCGTCATTCAGAAAAAGGTGCGCCCGGGAACGAACAATTTCGCGGAAACGGAAGCGATGACGCCGTCCGAGGCCGAACAGGCGCTTCATGTCGGTTACGAACAGGCGGCGTCCATCATTGAACAAGGCGTCCGCACGCTCATTGTCGGCGAAATGGGCATCGGCAATACGACCGCCGCGAGCGCCTTATTGGCCACGTTGACCGATGAGCCGCTTGAGCGCATCGTTGGCAAAGGAAGCGGCATTAAGGAGGAAATGCTTGCCCATAAACAGGACGTGATCCGACGGGCGCTCTTGCTTCATCGGCCGGATCCGGCGAAGCCGCTTGAATGGCTTTCGAAAATCGGCGGGTTGGAGATCGCTGCTATGGCCGGGGCGATGCTGGCAGCCGCCGAACGGCGCATCCCGATTTTGCTTGACGGTTTTATTTGCACAGTGGCTGCCCTTGTGGCCCGCCAGTTTGCCGTGAACGTCACAGACTATATGATTGCCGGCCATCGTTCGCAAGAGCCGGGGCACAGTATAGCCCTTCGTTTGCTAGAGAAGGAGCCGCTTTTGGATCTCGGCATGCGCCTTGGCGAAGGAAGCGGCGCGGCGGTAGCGTTTCCGCTCTTGATTTCAGCAATGGCGATGGTGAACGAAATGGCGACGTTCGCCTCGGCGGGCATTTCCACGGCCAATGCGAAAGGGGAGAAGGGGCGATGA
- a CDS encoding DUF4183 domain-containing protein, which translates to MALQLIKLFVAATTTTEVAPDVARFFYITTAETAEGATLTIDAASFLQDDGSQATQLPALATNNSYFNVYINGVLQMEGISTYTPGATGVGSLSITVPTGSGSIPANTPVVLEIVQFAPSSNTTVTT; encoded by the coding sequence ATGGCTTTGCAATTAATTAAATTGTTTGTCGCCGCTACTACCACGACAGAGGTTGCACCAGACGTCGCAAGATTTTTTTACATCACAACAGCTGAAACAGCAGAAGGAGCAACCTTAACGATCGACGCAGCCAGCTTTTTGCAAGACGACGGCAGCCAAGCGACACAGCTGCCAGCATTGGCAACTAACAATAGCTACTTTAACGTGTACATTAACGGCGTTTTGCAAATGGAAGGGATATCGACGTACACCCCAGGAGCTACCGGCGTCGGGTCACTGTCCATTACCGTCCCGACCGGAAGCGGCTCGATTCCAGCTAACACCCCGGTTGTGCTCGAAATTGTCCAATTCGCTCCAAGCTCCAACACTACTGTGACGACGTAA
- a CDS encoding glutathione peroxidase has translation MSVYEFSAKTIRGEEQPLSVYRGNVLLIVNTASRCGFTPQYKELQELYDEYRDRGFVVLGFPCNQFGGQEPGTEEEIEQFCQLNYGVTFPLFAKVDVNGDHAHPLFQYLKEEAPGALGTKAIKWNFTKFLVDRNGKVVARFAPQTKPSELRKEIEKLL, from the coding sequence ATGAGTGTATATGAATTCAGCGCCAAAACCATTCGCGGAGAGGAACAACCGCTTTCCGTCTATCGAGGCAACGTGCTGTTGATTGTCAACACGGCGAGCCGTTGCGGCTTCACCCCGCAGTATAAAGAACTGCAGGAGCTGTATGACGAATATCGCGATCGCGGGTTTGTTGTGCTCGGCTTTCCGTGCAACCAGTTCGGCGGCCAAGAGCCGGGGACGGAAGAGGAAATCGAGCAATTTTGCCAGTTGAATTATGGTGTGACGTTCCCGCTGTTTGCGAAAGTGGATGTGAATGGCGATCACGCCCATCCGCTGTTTCAATATTTGAAAGAAGAGGCGCCGGGGGCATTGGGAACAAAGGCGATCAAATGGAATTTCACGAAGTTTTTGGTCGACCGCAACGGCAAGGTTGTAGCTCGTTTCGCACCGCAAACAAAGCCAAGCGAGCTGAGAAAGGAAATTGAAAAGCTGCTGTAA
- a CDS encoding LL-diaminopimelate aminotransferase translates to MKRAKRMNAFSASIFAELAAYRQQRRHLHDEWIDLSVGSPDLPPAPFVREAIARYANEPNAYGYTLRGIREFHEAVADYYRTAHGVVLDPETEVTCVIGSQDGLVHLPMVFADPGDVILLPDPGYPAYAAGVAMAEAEPYFLPLREENRFLPDLRAIPEDIAKRATIMFINFPGNPVPAIATESFYREVVEFAKRYDILVVSDFAYGELYYDGNKPVSFLSVPGAKDVGVEINSLSKSYNMAGCRVGYLCGNAEVIRTFAEFKSNLDYGVFWPIQKAAAEVLRHGADFCAESRAIYQSRRDALVDGLADIGWAVDRPQAGMFVWAKIPDGFTSLSFAKALIDQAGVVVTPGHAFGPSGEGYVRIALVQPEAVLRRAVAKLKATGLFASLAADRR, encoded by the coding sequence ATGAAAAGGGCGAAACGAATGAACGCATTTTCTGCATCGATTTTTGCCGAATTGGCGGCGTATCGCCAACAGCGGCGCCATCTTCATGACGAGTGGATCGATTTAAGCGTCGGCAGCCCGGATTTGCCCCCGGCGCCGTTTGTGCGTGAGGCGATCGCCCGCTACGCCAACGAGCCGAATGCGTACGGCTACACATTAAGGGGCATTCGCGAGTTTCATGAAGCGGTCGCCGACTATTATCGCACGGCGCATGGCGTCGTGCTCGATCCGGAGACGGAAGTAACGTGCGTCATCGGATCACAGGACGGGCTCGTGCATTTGCCGATGGTGTTCGCCGACCCGGGGGATGTCATTTTATTGCCGGATCCCGGGTATCCGGCGTATGCGGCGGGGGTGGCAATGGCGGAAGCGGAGCCGTATTTTCTGCCGCTGAGGGAGGAAAACCGCTTTTTGCCGGATTTGCGTGCGATCCCGGAGGACATTGCCAAACGGGCGACAATCATGTTTATCAACTTCCCTGGAAATCCAGTTCCAGCTATAGCGACAGAATCGTTTTATCGCGAAGTGGTCGAGTTTGCGAAGCGGTACGATATTCTCGTTGTGTCCGATTTTGCTTACGGCGAGCTGTATTATGACGGAAACAAACCGGTGAGTTTTCTTTCTGTTCCAGGCGCAAAGGACGTTGGCGTGGAGATCAATTCGTTGTCCAAAAGCTACAACATGGCCGGCTGCCGGGTCGGCTATTTGTGCGGAAATGCCGAGGTGATTCGCACGTTCGCCGAGTTTAAGTCGAATTTGGATTATGGCGTCTTTTGGCCGATTCAAAAAGCGGCGGCCGAAGTGCTGCGTCATGGGGCCGACTTTTGCGCCGAAAGCCGCGCGATATATCAATCGCGCCGCGATGCGCTCGTTGACGGGTTGGCCGACATCGGCTGGGCGGTTGACCGTCCGCAAGCCGGTATGTTCGTGTGGGCGAAAATTCCGGACGGCTTTACATCGCTTTCGTTTGCGAAGGCGCTCATCGACCAAGCGGGCGTCGTCGTCACGCCCGGGCACGCGTTTGGGCCAAGCGGCGAGGGCTATGTGCGCATCGCCCTCGTCCAGCCGGAGGCGGTGTTGCGCCGGGCGGTCGCCAAATTAAAAGCGACCGGCTTGTTTGCGTCTTTAGCCGCTGATCGGCGGTAG
- a CDS encoding YjcZ family sporulation protein yields the protein MGAWHGNSFALIVVLFILLIIVGCACLGGYAY from the coding sequence ATGGGCGCTTGGCATGGAAACAGCTTTGCGTTGATTGTCGTTCTGTTTATTTTGTTGATTATTGTTGGATGTGCCTGCTTGGGCGGATATGCCTACTAA
- a CDS encoding DUF4183 domain-containing protein — MKRTSSTAKHVIAASKVYDWTHAVLTIPLRVALHFPPRVLQAETYQYNTISDGVKTVYTDGDELREYGDRGILDPKHVSWINLFINGVLQPEKLYEVEKGKLTLKTAEPPPKGAPIILQFITIKMGF; from the coding sequence ATGAAACGGACATCTTCAACAGCAAAACATGTGATTGCTGCTTCCAAAGTATACGATTGGACCCATGCTGTACTGACCATTCCCCTCCGTGTGGCGCTCCACTTCCCTCCGCGTGTCTTGCAGGCGGAAACGTACCAGTATAACACCATATCAGACGGAGTGAAAACCGTCTATACAGACGGCGATGAACTGAGAGAGTACGGCGACCGCGGTATTTTAGATCCGAAACATGTATCATGGATCAACTTGTTTATTAATGGGGTGCTGCAACCGGAAAAACTGTATGAGGTGGAAAAGGGGAAACTGACGTTGAAAACAGCCGAGCCGCCGCCAAAAGGTGCGCCGATTATTCTTCAATTTATTACCATTAAAATGGGCTTCTAA
- a CDS encoding conserved virulence factor C family protein has translation MRIQAIEPTPSPNTMKILLDEELPSGTRHNYKPDNISEAPPLIQALMRIDGVKGIYHVADFLAIERHPKYDWRDILAKVREVFGEKVDDGAETKPKGNEHFGEVKVFVQMLYGLPMQVKLVDGEREHRVGLPKPFMDAVIEAQKYAGNVVLERKWVEKGVRYGTFEEIGREIVDELSAAYPPERLERIVNMFRRGEQEKTVQKRPSLKVTSEMLDDPDWRKRYAALEQMAEPTEDDIPVLAKALKDEKMAIRRLATAYLGMIGGKKVLPYLYEALKDPAVAVRRTAGDCLSDIGDPEAIPAMIEALKDESKLVRWRAAMFLYEVGDESALPALKAAENDPEFEVSLQVKMAIERIEGGEEAKGSVWKQMTESRKKENETEQ, from the coding sequence TTGCGCATTCAAGCGATTGAGCCGACGCCAAGCCCGAACACGATGAAAATATTGCTTGATGAAGAATTGCCTTCCGGCACGCGCCATAACTACAAACCGGACAACATCAGCGAAGCGCCGCCGCTTATTCAAGCATTGATGCGCATTGACGGAGTGAAAGGCATTTACCATGTCGCTGATTTTTTGGCTATTGAACGCCATCCGAAATACGACTGGCGCGACATTTTGGCGAAAGTGCGCGAAGTGTTCGGCGAGAAAGTGGATGACGGCGCCGAGACAAAGCCGAAAGGAAACGAACATTTCGGCGAAGTGAAAGTGTTCGTGCAAATGCTGTACGGTCTGCCGATGCAAGTGAAGCTTGTCGATGGGGAGCGCGAACACCGCGTCGGGCTGCCGAAACCGTTTATGGACGCGGTCATTGAGGCGCAAAAATACGCAGGAAATGTTGTGCTTGAGCGCAAATGGGTCGAAAAAGGAGTGCGCTACGGCACGTTTGAGGAAATCGGCCGCGAAATAGTCGATGAGCTGTCGGCAGCCTATCCGCCCGAGCGGCTGGAGCGGATCGTCAACATGTTCCGCCGCGGCGAGCAGGAAAAAACGGTGCAAAAGCGTCCAAGCCTCAAAGTGACGAGCGAGATGCTCGATGACCCGGATTGGCGCAAACGGTATGCCGCGCTCGAACAGATGGCCGAGCCGACCGAGGACGATATCCCGGTGTTGGCCAAGGCGCTCAAGGATGAAAAAATGGCGATTCGCCGCCTGGCGACGGCGTATCTCGGCATGATCGGCGGCAAAAAGGTGCTTCCGTATTTGTATGAAGCGTTAAAAGATCCTGCTGTCGCTGTCCGCCGCACCGCCGGCGACTGTTTGTCCGACATCGGCGATCCGGAGGCCATTCCGGCCATGATCGAAGCGCTAAAGGACGAAAGCAAGCTCGTCCGTTGGCGCGCGGCCATGTTTTTGTACGAAGTCGGCGACGAATCGGCGCTGCCAGCGTTGAAAGCGGCGGAAAACGATCCGGAGTTTGAAGTGAGCTTGCAAGTGAAAATGGCCATTGAACGGATCGAAGGCGGCGAAGAAGCGAAAGGGTCTGTGTGGAAGCAAATGACGGAGAGCCGGAAGAAAGAAAACGAAACAGAACAGTAA
- the metA gene encoding homoserine O-acetyltransferase MetA, with protein sequence MPINIPKDLPAKEILEQENIFVMDEERAYSQDIRPLNIIILNLMPEKEKAETQLLRLLGNSPLQVNVTFLRPATHEPKTTSKHHLEQFYTIFPHIRHRKFDGMIITGAPVEQLPFEEVTYWDELTDIMEWTKTNVTSTLHICWGAQAGLYYHYGIPKYPLPEKCFGVFNHTVEAKNVKLLRGFDDVFRMPHSRHTDVKREDIEKVPDLTILSMSDKAGVCLVASNDGRRIFLTGHPEYDATTLKEEYERDLAKGLPIHIPESYFPNDDPSQPPLNTWRSHANLLFVNWLNYYVYQETPYEWE encoded by the coding sequence TTGCCAATCAACATTCCAAAAGACTTGCCGGCGAAAGAAATACTCGAACAGGAAAACATTTTCGTGATGGACGAAGAACGGGCTTACTCCCAAGACATCCGGCCGCTCAACATCATCATTTTAAACTTGATGCCCGAAAAAGAAAAAGCAGAGACACAGTTGCTGCGGCTGCTTGGCAACTCGCCGCTGCAAGTGAACGTCACCTTTTTGCGCCCGGCGACCCATGAGCCGAAAACGACAAGCAAACATCATTTAGAACAATTTTACACGATTTTCCCGCACATCCGCCATCGCAAGTTCGACGGAATGATCATCACCGGAGCCCCGGTCGAGCAATTGCCGTTCGAAGAAGTTACGTATTGGGATGAGCTGACCGATATCATGGAATGGACGAAAACGAACGTCACGTCAACGTTGCACATTTGTTGGGGAGCACAAGCTGGCTTATACTATCACTACGGCATTCCGAAATACCCATTGCCGGAAAAATGCTTCGGTGTGTTCAACCATACGGTGGAAGCGAAAAACGTGAAACTATTGCGCGGTTTTGACGATGTGTTCCGCATGCCGCACTCCCGCCATACCGACGTCAAGCGCGAAGACATCGAAAAAGTGCCAGATCTCACAATTTTGTCCATGTCCGACAAAGCCGGCGTTTGCCTCGTTGCATCGAACGACGGGCGCCGCATTTTCTTAACGGGTCATCCAGAATATGATGCGACAACGCTCAAAGAAGAATATGAACGCGACTTGGCGAAAGGGCTGCCGATTCACATCCCAGAATCATACTTTCCCAATGATGACCCAAGCCAGCCGCCGCTGAACACATGGCGCTCGCATGCCAATTTACTGTTTGTCAACTGGCTGAACTATTACGTGTATCAAGAAACGCCTTATGAATGGGAATGA